In the Chloroflexia bacterium SDU3-3 genome, one interval contains:
- a CDS encoding tetratricopeptide repeat protein, producing MARPIKKSVSIHARAAQLQAVARYPLAPDEFERLRDLLAIFCGVYLDTARQRVLEQAVAQRLQTTGSSYTAYERNLRAERDELRRLAELVLNHETYFFRNQPHIRALQEVLIPELHRKKPKGEPIRIWSAGCSTGEEAYSLAITALQALPFHNRPVEIWATDLSDVALEIAREGLYAGRSISQVEPALLQRYFEPSGDALKVNSRVQSMVQFERLNLLEPLPDRVGTIDIVFCQNVIIYFQLATSRAFLNQLYSKLPEGGMLCLGFSETLWNMFEAFHTREVLGAYVYYKDTRPAQRAAAAPKPQPAPEAQRPAPQARPRLPRPAAPKPKAAPRPTVAQAPSDLEALRQGRAYIEEGKTEQALDILRQIPPHAPYAAEAITLIARAHADRGQIDQALAEAQRVIEIAPMSDEAALLLGILYSRQGMWDEAITQLERARYLNSAAPLVSFYLAEAYQRRNRKEHALREYRNTLWKLRPYPPDLLVDGVAVQWLHDTCQRQIAQLSRQISE from the coding sequence ATGGCGCGCCCGATCAAAAAATCTGTATCGATCCATGCGCGAGCAGCGCAGCTTCAAGCAGTGGCCCGATACCCGCTTGCACCCGATGAGTTCGAGCGGCTTCGCGATCTGCTTGCGATATTTTGTGGGGTGTATCTCGATACGGCGCGTCAGCGGGTGCTTGAGCAGGCAGTCGCGCAGCGGCTTCAGACCACTGGCAGCAGCTACACCGCCTACGAGCGCAATCTGCGGGCCGAGCGCGACGAGCTGCGCAGGCTGGCCGAGCTGGTGCTCAACCACGAGACCTACTTCTTTCGCAACCAGCCCCACATCCGGGCACTTCAAGAGGTACTCATCCCTGAGCTCCACCGCAAGAAGCCCAAGGGCGAGCCGATCCGGATCTGGAGCGCGGGCTGCTCGACGGGCGAAGAGGCATACTCGCTGGCCATCACCGCGCTGCAAGCGCTGCCATTTCACAATCGCCCAGTCGAGATCTGGGCAACCGACCTGAGCGATGTCGCGCTGGAGATCGCCCGCGAGGGGCTGTATGCCGGTCGGTCGATCTCGCAGGTCGAGCCAGCACTTTTACAACGCTATTTCGAGCCGAGCGGCGACGCACTGAAGGTCAACAGCCGGGTGCAATCTATGGTGCAGTTCGAGCGGCTGAACCTGCTGGAGCCACTTCCCGACCGCGTGGGCACGATCGATATCGTGTTTTGCCAGAACGTGATCATCTACTTCCAGCTGGCCACGTCACGGGCGTTCCTCAACCAGCTCTACAGCAAGCTCCCCGAGGGAGGCATGCTCTGCCTCGGGTTTTCCGAGACGCTGTGGAACATGTTCGAGGCGTTCCATACGCGAGAAGTTCTGGGGGCCTACGTTTACTACAAAGATACTCGCCCCGCCCAGCGGGCGGCCGCCGCACCAAAGCCGCAGCCCGCGCCTGAGGCGCAGCGGCCAGCGCCACAGGCGCGGCCCCGGCTGCCCCGGCCAGCCGCGCCCAAGCCCAAGGCCGCGCCCAGGCCCACCGTGGCCCAGGCGCCCAGCGACCTTGAGGCCCTCAGGCAAGGGCGGGCCTATATCGAGGAGGGCAAGACCGAGCAGGCTCTGGATATCTTGCGGCAGATCCCGCCGCACGCACCCTACGCCGCCGAGGCCATCACCCTGATCGCACGCGCCCACGCCGACCGAGGGCAGATCGACCAGGCGCTCGCCGAGGCGCAGCGCGTGATCGAGATCGCGCCGATGAGCGACGAAGCAGCCCTGCTGCTTGGTATACTATATAGCCGACAGGGTATGTGGGATGAGGCCATCACCCAGCTTGAACGCGCGCGATACCTCAACTCGGCAGCCCCGCTCGTCTCTTTCTATCTCGCCGAGGCATACCAGCGCCGAAATCGGAAGGAACATGCGCTCCGCGAGTATCGCAACACGCTCTGGAAGCTCAGGCCCTACCCACCCGACCTTCTGGTGGATGGGGTGGCAGTCCAATGGCTGCACGACACCTGCCAACGGCAGATTGCACAGCTTTCGCGGCAGATCAGCGAGTAG
- the cheB gene encoding chemotaxis-specific protein-glutamate methyltransferase CheB, with protein sequence MAGQIRVVIVDDSPLMQRVLTGLLEQDPAIQVVGTAWNGQIAIELVERLRPDVVTMDVRMPVMDGLATTQHLMAYCPTPILVLTALAQHDVDITFKMLGAGALDIVEKPAGNDPMALGKQAHDLIRRVKLLARVKVVRHLRGRRKTEELNQAMAAKTPAPTTAPPIRASYARVAPAPTPIQAAPTPKLAFHATFPLIMIGASTGGPRAVNQILSALPADLHAAVVVVQHIAEGFSGGMAEWLALHCRLPVVLAQEEMELKPGVVLIAPDRRDLLLQQDGRIHLSRNSVLLQCPSVDVAMQAAAAVYGQRCIGVLLTGMGRDGAYGMMTIRRAGGHTIAQDEATSAIFGMPKAAIDLGAAAEILPIAQIAARLVQLVKEANDPR encoded by the coding sequence ATGGCAGGGCAGATTCGCGTTGTCATCGTCGATGATTCTCCGCTGATGCAGCGGGTGCTGACCGGCTTGCTGGAGCAAGACCCGGCTATTCAGGTTGTTGGGACGGCCTGGAACGGGCAGATCGCCATCGAACTGGTCGAGCGCCTGCGGCCCGATGTGGTGACGATGGATGTGCGCATGCCGGTGATGGATGGCCTGGCCACCACCCAGCACCTGATGGCCTACTGCCCCACCCCCATCCTCGTGCTTACCGCGCTGGCCCAGCACGACGTAGACATCACCTTCAAAATGCTGGGGGCCGGCGCGCTTGATATTGTCGAGAAACCCGCAGGCAACGATCCGATGGCGCTCGGCAAGCAGGCCCACGACCTCATCCGCCGCGTCAAACTGCTGGCGCGAGTGAAGGTGGTGCGGCATCTGCGCGGGCGCCGCAAGACCGAAGAGCTCAACCAAGCTATGGCAGCAAAAACACCCGCCCCCACCACTGCGCCTCCCATCCGCGCGAGCTACGCCCGCGTGGCCCCCGCGCCCACCCCCATCCAGGCGGCCCCAACGCCCAAGCTGGCCTTTCACGCCACCTTCCCGCTGATCATGATCGGGGCCAGCACTGGCGGGCCGCGAGCCGTAAACCAGATCCTCAGCGCACTGCCAGCCGATTTGCACGCGGCGGTGGTGGTGGTGCAGCACATCGCCGAGGGATTCAGCGGCGGCATGGCCGAGTGGCTGGCCCTGCACTGCCGACTACCAGTGGTGCTGGCCCAGGAGGAAATGGAGCTGAAACCCGGCGTGGTGCTGATCGCCCCCGACCGCCGTGACCTGCTACTGCAGCAGGATGGCCGCATCCACCTGAGCCGCAACTCGGTGCTGCTGCAGTGCCCCTCGGTCGATGTGGCCATGCAGGCCGCCGCCGCTGTCTACGGCCAGCGCTGCATCGGCGTGCTGCTCACGGGAATGGGCCGCGATGGCGCCTACGGCATGATGACGATCCGCCGCGCGGGCGGCCACACCATCGCCCAGGATGAGGCCACCAGCGCGATCTTTGGCATGCCCAAGGCCGCAATCGACCTTGGCGCAGCGGCGGAGATCCTGCCGATCGCCCAGATCGCCGCTAGGCTCGTACAGCTTGTCAAAGAAGCAAACGACCCGAGATAG
- a CDS encoding tetratricopeptide repeat protein yields the protein MTANEPLIFMPLDLDTFSGSERFMAGTRLGAAFSQGIRAYLRASYADAIEHFKAALIAAYVEGEEQAQIFDRERAIIYLYIGNALAFQDDWAASLREYLESVQTDPQLAEAHYNLGVAFAARGQLDRAVSAFKEALDHNPALYEAHFSLGRCYQRLDDAGRAYIHYQQACEARPQAAEPRYYMGLMHQSHGAHEMAQRCFTEALRVEPTFISPEVQDEVLVHRSEAEVAQWYYRLSDDLKAQGYEEEAERIYRALLQWRPQEQRARYMLGNLLARARKLDLAMDEYRHIPPQNKFYVDAQMRMSAIAKLEKNPRQAYQILFECAKLHPGNGKLFLSMGKLLYDMGKSTAAVRAFERAVQLLPRDAQSHYLLGFMYTNLGNENWAIAAWRKAVELAPDAHSLRYDLGYMYLRRGRHDLAAREFANVLHFWPEDIETNFMLGLCYKELLEPARAIPLFEKVLRRNPRHAQALYYLGAAYLQIGNISLGKAYLRRYDHLTGSDRSLVATRTPRLRAHGISAVG from the coding sequence ATGACGGCTAACGAACCACTCATTTTCATGCCGCTCGACCTAGATACCTTCTCAGGGAGCGAGCGCTTTATGGCTGGGACGCGCCTTGGCGCGGCGTTCAGCCAAGGTATTCGCGCCTACCTGCGAGCGTCATACGCCGATGCCATTGAGCATTTCAAAGCCGCATTGATCGCTGCCTATGTCGAGGGCGAGGAGCAGGCGCAGATATTTGACCGCGAGCGCGCGATCATCTATCTCTACATCGGTAACGCGCTGGCCTTTCAGGATGACTGGGCGGCGTCGCTGCGCGAGTACCTTGAGTCGGTGCAGACCGACCCGCAGCTGGCCGAGGCGCACTACAACCTGGGCGTGGCCTTCGCTGCGCGCGGCCAGCTCGACCGCGCGGTGTCCGCCTTTAAAGAGGCGCTCGACCACAACCCCGCGCTCTACGAAGCCCACTTCTCGCTCGGGCGTTGCTACCAGCGGCTCGACGACGCGGGCCGCGCCTACATCCACTACCAGCAGGCCTGCGAGGCCCGCCCCCAGGCCGCCGAGCCGCGCTACTACATGGGGCTGATGCACCAGAGCCATGGCGCGCACGAGATGGCCCAGCGCTGCTTCACCGAGGCGCTGCGGGTCGAGCCAACCTTTATCTCGCCCGAGGTGCAGGATGAGGTGCTGGTGCACCGCTCCGAGGCCGAGGTGGCGCAGTGGTACTACCGCCTGAGCGACGACCTCAAGGCCCAGGGCTACGAAGAGGAGGCCGAGCGGATCTACCGCGCCCTGCTGCAGTGGCGGCCCCAGGAGCAGCGCGCGCGCTATATGCTGGGCAACCTGCTGGCGCGGGCGCGCAAGCTCGACCTGGCGATGGATGAGTATCGGCACATCCCACCCCAGAACAAATTCTATGTCGACGCCCAGATGCGCATGAGCGCTATCGCCAAACTGGAGAAGAACCCGCGCCAGGCCTACCAGATCCTATTCGAGTGCGCCAAGCTGCACCCCGGGAATGGCAAGCTGTTCCTGAGCATGGGCAAGCTGCTCTACGACATGGGCAAGAGCACAGCGGCGGTGCGAGCGTTCGAGCGCGCCGTACAGCTGCTGCCGCGCGACGCGCAGTCGCACTACCTGCTTGGCTTTATGTACACCAACCTCGGCAACGAGAACTGGGCGATCGCGGCGTGGCGCAAGGCGGTGGAGCTCGCCCCCGACGCCCACTCGCTGCGCTACGACCTGGGGTACATGTACCTGCGGCGCGGGCGACACGACCTAGCCGCCCGCGAGTTCGCCAACGTGCTGCACTTCTGGCCCGAAGACATCGAGACCAACTTCATGCTGGGCCTCTGCTACAAAGAGCTGCTTGAGCCAGCGCGCGCCATCCCACTGTTCGAAAAAGTGCTGCGGCGCAACCCGCGGCACGCCCAGGCGCTCTACTACCTAGGGGCGGCCTACCTGCAGATCGGCAATATCTCGCTTGGCAAAGCGTACCTGCGGCGCTATGATCACCTTACCGGCAGCGACCGTTCACTGGTGGCCACTCGAACGCCACGCCTGCGGGCGCATGGCATCTCGGCAGTAGGCTAG
- a CDS encoding response regulator, with product MADRILVVDDSKLVTDIVKMRLQMYGYEVDLAHSGEEALEKIATAVPDLMVLDVQMPGIDGYEVCRRLRDDPALDDLRIIMLTSSDDKHAAFEAGVDDYLNKDVDLLNLPNRVKLILEMQ from the coding sequence AATTCTAGTGGTCGATGATAGCAAGCTCGTCACCGACATCGTAAAAATGCGTCTGCAGATGTATGGCTACGAGGTCGATCTGGCCCACAGCGGCGAAGAGGCGCTGGAAAAGATCGCGACCGCCGTACCAGATCTGATGGTGCTCGATGTCCAGATGCCAGGGATCGATGGGTACGAGGTATGCAGGCGGCTACGCGACGACCCAGCCCTCGACGACCTGCGCATTATCATGCTCACATCCAGCGACGACAAGCACGCGGCATTCGAAGCCGGGGTCGACGACTACCTGAACAAAGATGTCGATCTGCTGAACCTGCCCAATCGGGTCAAACTCATCCTTGAGATGCAATAA
- a CDS encoding ATP-binding protein, giving the protein MQRIFVNIPSNPIFERVVRASAAELGEAVGLAPERIEDLKLAVSEAVNNAIDHGNQHQSHKLVEVMFSLDNEKLEVRISDEGEGVERIDFSRRVIEEGNLDSGMHRGFGMYLISTLVDDYEVNSSHGGTTMTLRLYLYSKDGNHDGRSD; this is encoded by the coding sequence ATGCAACGAATATTTGTCAATATCCCATCCAATCCGATCTTTGAACGTGTGGTGCGGGCGAGTGCGGCGGAGCTAGGCGAGGCGGTGGGGCTGGCCCCCGAGCGAATAGAAGATCTGAAGCTGGCGGTGAGCGAGGCGGTCAACAACGCTATCGACCATGGCAACCAGCATCAGTCGCACAAGCTGGTCGAGGTGATGTTTTCGCTCGACAACGAGAAGCTCGAAGTGCGGATCAGCGATGAGGGCGAGGGCGTCGAGCGGATCGATTTTTCGCGGCGGGTGATCGAAGAGGGCAACCTCGACAGCGGCATGCACCGGGGCTTCGGGATGTACCTGATCTCGACCCTGGTCGACGACTACGAGGTCAACTCGTCGCACGGCGGCACCACCATGACTCTGCGTCTCTACTTGTACAGCAAGGACGGCAACCATGACGGAAGAAGTGATTAG
- a CDS encoding serine/threonine-protein phosphatase, whose protein sequence is MGQRSAARASLLGHIGSGPMRRQRPQPEQPAPAEAQRQAEIEQELLLARDIQQGLLLEAVPQLPGWEISAVSLPARDLGGDLYDFLSFDGHIHGIMIGDVSGKGLPAALRMAVARTVFRHEARKGMKPGVTLAEVNRGVLADIPQGMVTMLYTLLDLETGSLRIANAGHNFPIVIDGTLREVELTGLPLGVDAESDYREEAYQLHHGDTVFFFTDGVVEAMNHSGEMYGDDRLQRVLAETAGQRPRAIVARLLQELRQWSENMQADDITLVVVRRRCARLGEELRLVIKDVLGHERGGEFIAQLPWPSDDTPAKGWAEIIPDLVRRTQAQFGRGLARELHGQMRLVLEEYK, encoded by the coding sequence ATGGGACAGCGCAGCGCGGCACGGGCAAGCCTGCTGGGGCATATCGGCAGCGGCCCGATGCGGCGGCAGCGCCCCCAGCCCGAGCAGCCAGCCCCCGCCGAGGCGCAGCGCCAAGCCGAGATCGAGCAGGAGCTGCTGCTGGCGCGCGACATCCAGCAGGGCCTGCTGCTTGAGGCGGTGCCGCAGCTGCCCGGCTGGGAGATCAGCGCTGTGTCGCTGCCCGCGCGCGACCTGGGCGGCGACCTCTACGACTTCCTGAGCTTCGACGGCCATATCCACGGCATCATGATCGGCGATGTCTCGGGGAAGGGCCTGCCCGCCGCGCTGCGTATGGCTGTCGCCCGCACGGTGTTCCGCCACGAGGCACGCAAGGGTATGAAGCCCGGCGTCACGCTGGCCGAGGTGAACCGCGGGGTGCTGGCCGACATCCCCCAAGGGATGGTGACTATGCTCTACACCCTGCTCGACCTGGAGACAGGATCGCTGCGGATCGCCAACGCCGGGCACAACTTCCCGATCGTGATCGACGGGACGCTCCGCGAGGTCGAGCTGACCGGGCTGCCGCTGGGGGTTGATGCCGAGAGCGACTACCGCGAGGAGGCCTACCAGCTGCACCACGGCGACACCGTCTTCTTCTTCACCGATGGGGTGGTGGAGGCGATGAACCACAGCGGCGAGATGTATGGCGACGACCGACTGCAGCGCGTGCTAGCCGAGACCGCCGGCCAGCGCCCCCGCGCGATTGTCGCGCGGCTGCTGCAGGAGCTGCGGCAGTGGAGCGAAAACATGCAGGCCGACGATATCACCCTGGTGGTGGTGCGACGGCGCTGCGCGCGGCTCGGCGAGGAGCTGCGGCTGGTGATCAAGGATGTGCTCGGGCACGAGCGGGGGGGCGAGTTTATCGCCCAGCTGCCCTGGCCCAGCGATGATACGCCTGCGAAGGGGTGGGCGGAGATCATACCAGATCTGGTGCGGCGCACCCAGGCCCAGTTTGGGCGGGGGCTCGCGCGGGAGCTACATGGCCAGATGCGCCTGGTGCTGGAGGAGTACAAGTAG